AGCAGAATGGATATTTTTGTCAAATGCACACAGATTATCTacccatatatatattatattatgagTCATAAACAGgcctaaataaatttaaaatgattaaaatcatacaaagtatgttaTCTTTAGACAatggaattaatttaaaaatcaacaaaagaatgtgaaaaattctcaaatatttgaaaacttaatAGCATACACTCAAACAATCCAGGTCTAAGAATAAAGCAgaaaggaagttaaaaaaatagtttgaattgaatgaaaatgaaaaacttatAAACTTAATAAAACAACATATAAGTAACATATAATAAAACAACATACAAACTCCAGTGCTATTAAAGCACTGcttatatgaaaaacaaaacaaaacaaaacaaattatggTCTTCTGTGAGCCTAGGTCCTAATTGCCTTGTTCCCTCCTATGGGATCCTCTGTCTTAGCCTTGTCCCTAAATGTCTCAAATATGTAATTCTTGATTAGAGGAACGATGCTTTTCCGACCAAGCAGCAGCACCAAAGTATTTGGAGGAAAATAAACAGAACATCCTTATGTAGGTGTCAAATTTTTCTAAATTGGAGCAGAAGATGGATGAGAAGACAAATCGTTAACTTCCAGAAGTTTCAGGACGTCTCTGGAAAGAAACATGTAATGAGGATAGAGACACTGAAACTAGGCTAAAGTGGGTTTGTACCCGGACTCCAATCTAAAAGCTTGAGTCTCTAAGCGGAATTACGTCCGAAGGAGTAATGGCGTTAGAGATTGGCTGGAAGAGGATTCCTTGCTTCCTGCCCTTGTTCTACAAGAAGCGGGGAGAGGGCGGGGACTGTGTTGAAAGAAGGATTTGACTCTTCATTATTTAATTGTTTAATTCAAAATAGAGTAACTTGCATAAAccaagtgctagtcactcagctgtgtccgactctgtgatccacggactgtagcccgccaggcttctctgtccatgggattctccaggcaagaatactggagtgggttgccatttcctcctccaggggaatcttctcaacccagagctcaaactcaagtctcctgtgtttcctgcactacaggcatattctttactgcttgagtcATCTGGGAAGAGTGCATAAGCCAAACGGACAGTCATAACACTGCAGGGCTGGAAATGAACTTAGATGTCCCTTTGCAAGTCACTGCCAcgttaatggcaccccactccagtgctcttgcctggaaattcccgtggacagtggagcctggtgggctgcagtccgtggggtcgcgaagagtcggacgcgactgagcgacttcactttcacttttcactttcacgcattggagaagcgaatggcaacccactccagtgttcttgcctggagaatcccagggacgggggagcctggtgggctgccgtctatggggtcgcacagagttggacacgactgaagtgacttagcagcagcagccacattaATGAATCCAGCTGTCCATGCTAGGCTTCATCTTCCTCGACCTGTCCAGTGGCACGGTCTTCACTTGACTTCTGGGCCCTCTGTGTCCTGGTCGTCCTCCCATCTTACTTCGATTCTCCTGCTTTGACTGGCTCCTGCCCCTCACCCTGACCTCCATGTACTAGAGTGCCCCAGCTCTCTCACCACCTCCTCTAGGGCTCACTAGGACTGCAACCTGAATCTCTGTCTTCAGCTCAGAGGTCTCCACTGAATATCAGACTGTATGTCCAATTGTACCTGTCATCTCTGTAAGTGGCTTTTGGCAGGAACGAGGTTTCTGCAGGAGGCCCCTTTGTCTTGTTATTAACCTTAAACCAGGCGCCCCCTTATCTACTCAGTTCTGGCCCTAGCACACCTTTCAGATCTTTTAATCACACAATACCTTGTCTAACATATTGGTTCTTCCTGCAgatcaaagaagagaaatgaagaacAAGTAATTAACAGATGACCAGATCTCTTCCCCAGCTTCCCCTTCAGTAATCTCAGGAATAAACTGTGTAAACAGACAGCATCAGGAGCAGTCCTAGCAGCAGCCTGTACACAGTAAAGGGTGGCAGCCACTCTGACCCCTCATCTCAGTGATTCACTGAGATtacttccctctttctctttaaaaactttcatggccagacttccctagtggctcggtggtaaaggatctgcctgccagtgcaggagacacgggctggATCCTCCAGGAAGAGCCcatgtgccttggagcaactaagcccatgcaccacaattactgagcctgtgcactagagcctgggagctgcagctactgaagccctgtGGGttctagaggctgtgctctgcagcaagagaagccactggaatcAGAAACCCTGGAACCACACctagagggtagcctctgctcactgcaatgagaaaaaatcttgcatagcaacaaagacccagcacagccaaaaattaataaataaaatcattaaaaaaaaaccaaacaactttCATGGCAGAGCAAAATCTTCAGAGGTAGTATATGGGGTAGACTGAGCCCACCATCTCTAGATTGCCTGCATTCCAATTAAAGGCAATTTTCCTTTCTACCTACATTTGGCTCTctcttaaacatttatttattctttttatggctgcacagcttcaggatcttagtttcctgaccagagattgaacccatgccctcagcaGCGAAaggacagagtcctaaccactgatcCCCAGGGGATTCCCTCAGTCATTGATTTttgagcagcagcagccagacttGAATTCAGGAACATCTCCAGGCAGTCTGATGGGCACCTCTGACTTCCACCTGGCATGTAGCTGCTGGTCCCCGACCTTCCTTGAAGCACCTTCTCACAGGTTTCCTCATCTCAGTCAGTGCAGCTCTTTTCTTCCAGATACTGTGGCCAAAACAGTTGGCGTCGAACTCgactccttttttccctttcacaCAATGTCAACATCAGCAAATCTCTCTGTCCATCTTTGAACCATCTCCGAAAGTCGAGCACCCCTCGCCTCCTTCATTGTATCACCCTGGTCCAGCCCACTATGGATGCCCGCTGGATGAAGGCCTGGGCATCAACTTCCTCTTGGTGGTTTTTCAGTCTGTTTCAGTATAGCAGGGATCCTTTGAAAATGTAAACCCAACCAGggattccctggaagtccagtggttaggagtcagCACTTCTACTGCCttggccagggttcaatccctggcttgggagctaagatcctccaagctgtgccacacagccacccccccccccacccaaccccctACTAAATGTAAATTCACCAGTGCTCTGAGGACCTGCCCCATCTGGCATCACTTTCCTCCCCCCTCATTCCTCCCACTGCCCTCTTCTGTCAACTCTGTGCTACACTGAGACCAGTGTAGCtggtctctttttaaaatttaattatttagggctacactgggtcttcatgctttgtgcaggctttctctagttgtgacagtGGGGACTATCTCATTGAGTTAATGAAACAAATATGATGTACCAGCATTGTTTCAATCACTGGGGTATAACCATTACTAGGACAAAGCTCCTACCCTTAGGAATACTGGTACTTGGGATGggctgttgaagctgaagctccagtactttggtcacttgatgccaagagtcgactcactggaaaagatcctgatgctgggaaagattgagggcaggagaagggggcgacagaggatgaggtggttggatggcatcaccaactctatggacatgagtttgagcaagctctgggagatggtgaaggacagggaagcctggagtgctacagtccatgcagttgcaaagaaatgacttagcaactaaacaacaacgaacAGACAACAAAGAGGAAACAAACAAGGCTTCTTTTTTCCAGAAACTGGGCAGCTTCCTGGGGAGGCAGCACCCCAAGAGGACGAGGGAGGAGCACTTCTCCAGCTGAGGGATATGGCTGGTGGGGTGGAGCCCAGCGAGCAATTGAACAGGATGGTACAGATTGATGTTTCACTCGGAACAATTCGAACTTCTGTACCTTTGGCATGTAGTACCTATTCAGACAataacttaaattgaaaaaaataaaaggaaaaagtcacCAGAAAACCTTAAATAATGAGCTAGGTAACATGCCTTTATATGGCTGATTCTACATTAACATTAAATCAGATAACTAGCTATGAATAAATATGCAAGGTAGGAAACACTTCTACAATTTGCATTTACTAAACAACTTGCTTGCATTTTTTATTGTACCAGACATGCATTGGCAGTCTTTTTGTAAAGCTAATTAGAAAAAAGCCACAATATTTATCATCTAGCTAAGtgttaaagcagaaatagaagaaaaattgaCACCTtccttcagaagaaaaaaatcatcagtGATGATCCTGTATCCCTGCCAAAAACTATCTGAATAGTTTCTCTTGGACGGACAATTCAGgttgttcccttggtttctcgcGCAAAAGCTGTGCTTCTTCTCTTGAGCCAAGGCCACAGCTCTTCCCTCTGGTGCTCGTCATAGGAGAACCTGTGAATGGAGCCACCAGAGACCAGCATCGTCGCTCAGGGCACATCTGTTGTGGCAACTATGTTTGGCAAGTATCAAATGTCTGAACTTCTTTTCCTGGGCAGCGTAGGGGTTGACAGAGCTTATTCATAATGGGAAATTCTAAACTTGGCCACTTATGAGCACAAAAATGTAACTTCCATAACACAGAACACATTTCCTTCtgtcagcacacacacagaggcagagcAGGCCACCCAGATACTTGGTGAGCAATTTGTTTCTAAAACTGATTGCTTCCTGAGTCAGGAGAAATTTGTAGATAAGCATGTGAAATATTCTCTGGATCAATGGAGCAGTAACTGAAACCCTGACTTCCCAAACAattatgttttgtttctgtttttgttcctaAGAGGAAAATGGCCAGAAATATAATACCTAGATAgaacttgaaaataatttcaacatGTTGAGATTCACTaattgaaatagaaaaatgtcccagggaatttcctggtggtccagtggttaagactcagagctttcactgccaagggcctgtaaaatagggttcaattcctgtttgAAAAATTAAGACCCTGTAAGCTGCATGGTGCGAAAAAAAGCCCCAATCTGAATATTTTGTGCTTTTAATTTGGGCCTCATGAATAAAAAACCTAAATGAGCACAGAGTGTGGACAATAGGAAGTACTCTGAATAGAATGGGCTAAAGATTGTGTTTACAGTGATGACAACAGTAAAGCTAAGTTCTCTTATATGAACTTTTCTTGTTAAATACAGCCACCAAATTCTAATACACACTGGGGAACACCAAATCATAAAACCATTTTCCCATATTTATTGTCCAATAACCCTAAGCTATGCTTATTCATAACTATATGCAATTTTATAAGCTAGAAACTATCATGCTTCATTTCATCAGTATGTTGTATTACTGGTTATCTGACATCCTTTTGCAAGTATGTTTTTAACAATAACCAATTACCCAAAGAATGTTACTAAGCACCCAGTTGCTTGAGTCATTTCATAGTGGCAGTTTCTATCTTTAGTTGTCTAGAAATTGGTgctgtgtggggggaggggtgtaaAAAGATGCTTCTCAGGGaggtcatttcttttaaattgaaatgtagttgatttacaatgttgtgttaattccaTCCATACaacagtgactcagttatacatatgtatttttaacattaatttcCATTAAGGTTtatcaggatattgaatacagtttccAGTActattcagtaggaccttgttgttaacCCATTCTATAGTTTTTAGAATAATAGTTTCTCTCAGGGAAgtcttgtttaaaaaataattagggtATAAACCCCTTTAATAATTTTGCATTTTGCTAGCCCCTTAAATGGAGAGGATTGTAGATCTAAAGTGCCTGGGATCTACTGCCATCTAGTGTTAGGTTGCTGACAGCTACTTCAAAACAGCTCCGAAGAATGGAACTTCTCGCCTCCTCCCACGCCTGCCCCAGTGCCCCACTTCTGCCTTCGTTCCAGAGTCACCAGCTCATGTCAGCACAAGGCTTTTGcgtctttccttttttccactgTCACTAACAATCTAGCTTTCATGCCGATCTTGTTGGAAGGATGTCAAAAGAAGTCAATTGAATTGGCTCACCATATGCTATTTCTGGGCAAGTTCTTTaagctctctgggcttcagtctcATCATTCGGACAGGAACAGAAGTGTCTAACTTCATAGGTTGTCCTGATTAAATGAACTAATACACATGCAAGGATTTAATAAATGTTCACTATCATCACACATCTATCATGCATGAGTCCTTAATGGAAATACAAGTATTGAAAATagtctggggaattccctggaggtccagttaagttaggactcagcactttcactgcagcagCCGAGTCCAACCCCTGGTAGGGGAAATAAGAtgccacagaactgaaaaaaggaaacagcttgtattacttttcattttattatcagAAGGCAGAAATTTGGTTCCATAAGACAATTCAGGCTGCTTGTTTTTCAGAGGTCCATTCTGGATAAAAAgttctttgcaaatatttgcaCCCAGGCTATAGCTTCTCCTCTTCAAAACTCTGCAGCGGGTTGGATTGGGCAGCAGGATAACTGGTCGCTTTGAGGGCCACAGGCTGACCCATGATGTAGTTAGGTTTGGgccttgtgatttttttctgcctatcagttcagttcagttcagtcgctcagtcgtgtctgactctccatgaatcgcagcacaccaggactccctgtccatcaccaactcccggagttcactcagactcacatccattgagtcagtgatgccatccagccatctcatcctctgtcgtccccttctcctcctgccttcaatccctcccagcatcagtcttttccaatgagtcaactcaagaggtggccaaagtactggcgtttcagcctcagcatcagtccttccaataacacccaggactggtcttctttaggatggactggttggatctccttgcagtccaagggactcgcaagagtcttctccaggaccacagttcaaaagcatcaaattacTTGTATACACTCATCACACTTGTGGGCTGAGAGCAGCCACGGGCATCACTGCACAGGGGACAGAAGCCCTGCTGTGCCTACCTGTGTCAGTCTTTGAACAGCTTTTGCCGTATTGCAGTCAGAGACTCATGATCCATCAGCCACGGTTATAAATTCCAGATTCTTGATTTTCTCCCTACAAAATCTGAGGATCAACCCCACACTACTTTGGCAAATGCTCCTAATATAGTCCCCGAGAAAATGTTAACTTCAACTCTCTCTCTGCCATGATATATGCTAAAAATCACTCTCCCCATTCAGCTCCAGGGTACATCAAAAAACTCCTCACACATCAAGTGATGATGATCAGTACCATGCTGGAAGAGGAGTGTCTGGGCAGTAGGTCAGGAAACGGAAATGATAAAAATCTGTCAGGCTGCACTGATAAGCTTATCTGGTGCTTTCCCAGAAAAGGAAACCAGATGGATTTCAACCACCACAAATTCAGACATGGTTCAAAGAGGTAGGCAGTTCTGTTACTCATTCAATTTAATTAAACACAATGAACATAGTCTGTATAGGGACTAATCTAGAGCTAAGATGTTCTTTGGATGGTTTTGGGTGCGCTGTGGCTTTGTTGGTACCtatgggctttctctcgttgcagtgagcagggggctggtCTCAGGTTGcggggcacaggcttctcactgcagtggcttctcttgttgcggacaATGGGCTCTAGGGGcgcaggtttagttgctctgtggcatgtagaatcttggGGACCAGGGataaacctgtgtcccttgcactgactggcaaattcttaaccactggaccaccaggaaagtccctatgcTCTCTGTGTATTAAAACTGATTCACCTAGGTCAGTATTATCATCataatattaaacaaatattacatgaaaaaatgtttggTGGTAATGAATCCTTTTAATGAAACTGAATTAGCTgatcccttgtagctcagctggtaatgaatccacctgcaatgcaggagacctgggttcgatccctgggttgggaagatctcctggagaagagaaaggccacctgctccagtattctgtcctggagaattccatggactgtattgtatTAGtcgttggggtcacaaagagtcggatacgactcaagagacttttacttcacttcaaaAGGGAAAACCcaacaattttttatttcaggATATCCAAGTTCCCCTTGCATacaaaaaaaccagaaaaagtTTATCTGGTGGTCACTACATGAATCTTGAAACCAAATTCCTGATTGATGATACTGATACAAGATGGTAGTTATTAATTAATCCATGCCAGCCCACCACAAACTAATAATTTAATATTGGTAAAAATGACTGTATATACATAAATGAATCTCTTAGTACTGACACCTCCTTCTCATTCCCCATAGAATCCGACTTCTAGTTTCAGCCATTTGATGGGTTAAATGTGCTTGGTCTAACAGAGAACTATTTTGATGGTCAAgcaagattttctttatttgatggTAACAACAAAGGTTACAGTTTAGTGCTTAAATCAGCAGTTAATAGTGATCTTCTCTCCAGGCAGAGTAACTAAAAGCAGCTGTGGAAACTGCTAAGAAAACTAGAGACAGGACAAGAGGCAGTGGAAGCCTGGCTGCTGTAAACTGGTGTGCACCTCTGCACCTCAGCAAGGGCAGGGAAGCCAGAATCACCGACTGCTTTCCTCAGTGACTTGAATTGACAGTTTTTTCCCAACTATCTTGTTACTGGTTGCATTCCACTATATCTAGTTAAAAACACAGAATTAGTCTTCATAATAAAATCTTttcagaagaactatacacaatacataaaaaaaaaaaatcactgattgTGTTTTCTTcgtctttttttctttgaacttgCAGGTGGttgagtctcctgtgtttcttCTTTTACACCAGATACGGGATGTTTGAAAACTATTTCATTATCTTTATCATCATCATTCATTTTAGCCACTTCAGATTTTCGTTTCTCCAAAAATGTTGGTGTACAAACTGGTGTGGGACCCTGGGTTCAAGTGAAAGATTATAACATATAAATGTGGGAAGATATTAGGAATGACCCTCTCCCACCACCTCTCCTCTATTTTTATAAGTTATGCGTATTATTTTAGGCCTGTTTCCATCATTTGATGATATAGCTGCACATGATCAAGCGCTTAGGTGCTTATCACACTTCGTCACAAGACTGAGCAAGCAAAGTGACAGTAGCAGCAACTGCCTGTCCTCCTTTAAACTGTCATACCGGATTCCCAGAGTACTGAAGACAATCTTACCTGGCTATCCACAGCCTTCTCAGGAGTCTTAGGAGTGACTGAAGCGGCTTTCTTCTTCTTACGTAAAGCCTTCAATAAATTTTAAGAGACTACATCAATCTGCGTGTTGACTAGACATAGTAGTCCTGGATGGACTTCcccatttatctttctctaataTCAAGTAGGTAATATGATAAGTGAAAGTTTTACCTGGTGCTTTCTGGAATTTCGAGGACCAGTGTTTGAagcattttcctcatttttatgtAATACCTTAACCTAAACAAGCATAAAGAAGTAATAGAAAAAGAAGCTGTAAAACTAGCTGTCTcacttatgtatattttaaaagttaccatTAGATTATTATACATATACTTATTAGTTAATTCTGACATAAACTTTTAGGACTATTGCCAATTTAAAAGGAccatgaaacaaaattttaactaAAATGGCATAAAAAGGATGGTCACTTTACAGTCTTGGTATTTACTGGTAACATACAATAAACCAAACATTTAATCCTGGCAATGACACCTTTATTAGTAATCTATAAGCATTATGGTTTTCGGTCAAGTAAGGTTTCACTGATTCAATCATCTAAAACTGTTAAATCAGGTACGGGTTGCAAATTGGTTGAATCCCTTTCAGGATTTCCTCCCCTGTGTAGTGTAACAGGAAATACCAGGACAGCTTGACAAACCTACAAAGACAAGCCTACAATGACTGCAGTTTCAAAAAACCAGTCAAAACCTCGTAGGGGGAGATACTGGGTTAGACATTTTATACAAAGGAATACTCACCAATGAAGGGAAATCATAATCAATCCCCTTTTTAGCCAATCTCTTTCTGagtaatttttccttctttttaaaccGCTCCTCCATCCGTAGCTTTTGAACAAGTGACCGATCCTGATTGTACCGTTTCACTGCTGGATATGATGGCCTTTTAAATGGCATATGCCACTCTCTAAAAAGTTCTTCATGTACCTTTTCAGGTGGTATAAGATGacctacaattaaaaaaagaaaaaaaaagttctcaacCGAGTAGGAGGGAAAGGCTTTTAATGAGAACTTCAGATTGTCCCGTGTCACCTTGTGTCACTTGTAGCATAATCAAATTGATGTGTCCCCCACTTACATGGAGCAGCCTGAAAGAATAAAGCAGGTCCCCAAGGGCAAGTCAGACAGCCCACAATTATCTCCCACTCACTCACTGTGTGCCAACAACAACTCCAGGACTAGAGATACACGAGTGAATAAGACGAGTGCACAGAGGAGAGTGTGGTAATTAAGTCTTAGGGTTCCCGAAGCTAAAAGGACTCCCACTTTTAGACTGTGTGACTCACAACAGCAGAAGCTCTTACCTTCCAGCTCATATCCTCCAGGCACCTGCCCAGGACTAAGGCAGCTCACTGCTTATTTGTATCTCTCTGCTTAGGGATGCATACTGGGCCCCTTATGCAGGGAAGCCAAAATCCCTAGGATCTACCCTCCACCACTGATATATGGTACACAAATATCCCAGTTTCTGTGCTTGTCAGCTGGGATAATTCTGTTTCCCAAGGTGGCCAGCAGGAAGGAGCCCAAATGCCTAAATAACCTGCTTGCTAACATACCCTTTACTGACTTCCTTCCTCCCTGTCAAATCTCCACTCCTTACAAGTATTTCCCCGGGATCACctccaagacaaaaaaaaaaggtggggaagTGGCTAACACCTCATATCAGAGTTCGGAACTGTTTGTGTCATCCTTCAGAAGTCAGGTGGAGCACAGCAGGGATCTCATACACGTGGTCACCCAATCACCCACTTTGTCCTGGCAACAGCCACAGTTTTCATGTGCAAATAACACCCAGGATCTCAGGGGGCTCCTGACCCCTCTCACAGCAATAGGAACTAAGATGAAGAGGTGTGACCTGGGTGCTGGCTCCGGATGGGCTGCTCTGGGGAGGCGGGTAGGTGGGAGCTCCATCTCCTGCCGGATGAACGTCTGCTACTGTCACCCTTGCCCTTCCGATGGTTT
This window of the Capricornis sumatraensis isolate serow.1 chromosome 3, serow.2, whole genome shotgun sequence genome carries:
- the NIFK gene encoding MKI67 FHA domain-interacting nucleolar phosphoprotein, with the protein product MAAFDGPAKPLLSLNPQEDAKFKKEVAQVRRRATKQQEKRKPTPGVIYVGHLPPSLYETQIRAYFSQFGTVTRFRLSRSKKTGNSKGYGFVEFASEDVAKIAAETMNNYLFGERLLKCHLIPPEKVHEELFREWHMPFKRPSYPAVKRYNQDRSLVQKLRMEERFKKKEKLLRKRLAKKGIDYDFPSLVKVLHKNEENASNTGPRNSRKHQALRKKKKAASVTPKTPEKAVDSQGPTPVCTPTFLEKRKSEVAKMNDDDKDNEIVFKHPVSGVKEETQETQPPASSKKKRRRKHNQ